From the Candidatus Binataceae bacterium genome, the window GGCAGTGTGGTCGGCAACACTGCATGCTGAATATCGAACAGCCGATAGTCGAGCGTCGTCAGCTTGCGCGATTCGGTGAACCACAGCTCCGTGCCGGGGTAGGGCGTCGCCACGGTGAGATGCACGATCTCAGGGATACTCGTCGCCCATTCGCGGATGATCTCGAAGCGGCGCTCGTCCCACGACGGATCGGCGATCAAATTGATCGCGACCGTCAGCCCGATTTCGCGCGCCAGCTCCAGCGCCTTGTTGTTGACGCCCAGCGACGAGCGCTTGCGATGCATCTTGAGGCCTTCTTCGTCGATCGCTTCGAGGCCCAGGAACATGTACTCGAGGCCGAGCTTGCGCCAGTAGCGGAAAACCTCGGGATTGCGGCACAGCACGTCGGAGCGCGTCTCGAGGTAGTAGCTCTTCTTGATTTTGCGCTTTTCGATTTCGTTGCCGATCGCGAAGCCATGCTCGGGATGGATAAACGCGACGTCATCGACGATGAACACACCAGACTCTTTGATCGAGGCCATGTCCTCGGCGGCGGCCTCCGGCGTCGATTTGCGATAGCTGCGGCCGTAGAACGTCCATGCGCTGCAGAACGAGCAATCCCACGGGCATCCGCGCGTGAATTCGATCGACGCAGCGGGATCGAGCACGCCGATGAAATACTTGTTGCGCTGACGGCCGAGATCGCGCGCAGGGAAATATTTGTCGAGATCGTCGAGCATTATCGGCGTGGGTCCGATGCCCTGCGTGGTCACGGCGCCGGGAACTTTCGAGATCGAGTTCGTGCCGATCGCGTCGAGGAGCATCACCGCCGCTGTCTCGCCCTCGCCGCGCAACACGCAATCGATCGCGCCCTCGGCATGCTCGAGCAATTCCTCGGCGACGAACGATCCGCTGTGACCGCCACTGAAAACGAAGCAGTCTTTGTAGAGCAGCTTGATTTCCTTGGCGAGATCGATCACCTCGGGCACGTTAGCGAGGTAGTTGAGCGAGAAGCCCACAGCCTGCGGACGAAAGCTCGCAAGCTCGGCGAACAGGTCGGGATGCTTGAAAATCTGCAGATCGAGGATGCGGATGTCGTGCCCGGCGGCGCGAATCGCCGCGGCAACGCGCTCCATCCCCAGCGGTTCGAGGCGCAGGTAGATCTCGCTGTACATGAGGGGGCTGGGATGAACGAGAAGTACACGCATTTTTCTCCACCTTGAGCGGCGCTTCCTTCGTGGCCCTGCTTATTAGCCGCTCCACGCGATGCTCCGAAAATTGAGGCCTGACCAATCGGCCAGTCACCCAGAGGAATCCTATTCTGTGTGCATCGCCAAGAAAATAGGAGCAGGGTCGAAGCAGGAACCAGAACTCACCATCAAGAGCACGACGGCACGAAGCAAAAAAGGTAATAAATGAGGACGGCGAAGCCCGCATCCTGCCTTAGTGCCT encodes:
- the hpnR gene encoding hopanoid C-3 methylase HpnR, whose amino-acid sequence is MRVLLVHPSPLMYSEIYLRLEPLGMERVAAAIRAAGHDIRILDLQIFKHPDLFAELASFRPQAVGFSLNYLANVPEVIDLAKEIKLLYKDCFVFSGGHSGSFVAEELLEHAEGAIDCVLRGEGETAAVMLLDAIGTNSISKVPGAVTTQGIGPTPIMLDDLDKYFPARDLGRQRNKYFIGVLDPAASIEFTRGCPWDCSFCSAWTFYGRSYRKSTPEAAAEDMASIKESGVFIVDDVAFIHPEHGFAIGNEIEKRKIKKSYYLETRSDVLCRNPEVFRYWRKLGLEYMFLGLEAIDEEGLKMHRKRSSLGVNNKALELAREIGLTVAINLIADPSWDERRFEIIREWATSIPEIVHLTVATPYPGTELWFTESRKLTTLDYRLFDIQHAVLPTTLPLDEFYRQLVKTQDVLNKKHLGFSALKSVAAIAGKLALKGQTNFIKMLWKFNSVYNPERQYKEHFREVKYSMRPPKMHTDKRPAAEDLYIHMPKPTKHGAAEPA